Part of the Calditrichota bacterium genome, GAAGCGCAGGTTGCACTTGCCGCCGAACTCTTCCGCGAGGCCAAAGTTGAGGCAGATGGACTTGGCGTGGCCGATGTGCAGGTAGCCATTCGGCTCGGGCGGGAAGCGGGTGTGCACCCGGCCGCCGAAGCGGTTGTTCTTCAGGTCCTCCTCAATGATGGCCCGGATGAAGTTGGGACTGCGCGGGGTCTCTTCCTTGTCGTTCTTTTCGCTGTCCTCATCCCGTTCCGGTGCTGCCATAACACTCATCCTCCCGAGTAACTCATCTGTGTCCATTCGCCCAGGTGGCGGAAAGCAAGCGTGGTGCCGTCAGGGCCAAAAGGTGCGGTTTTAAATGTAGCAAATCGCCCCAAGAATGTCAAGGTGGAAAGCTTGCCTGGCGGTAGGCGTGCTGAGGATAGGCTACGGGGAACGCTTCTCCACCCCTACTGGATCGGAAACCTCCGGGAGGTTAGCACACAAGGCTTGCGTCGGCACATGGGTTCTTGCCCGGGCTTCCACATTCTCCCGTTTTGCGTCTCCGCCGCAGGGCGCGCGGGGATATGGGTTGGGTGGAAAGGCTTGGGAGACGCCACTCTCGTGCCGCCGCCCACTCCGCACACAGAAGGGCTGCCTGCTCTAACACCGTCTGCGTCGCCTTTTCCTGCTTGTCCGGCGGGTAGCCGTACCTGGGCAGGACGCGCTTGACCAAGCGCCGCAAGCTGGCGCAGTCTAACGAAACGGTCTCGCGGACGGTCTGCACCAAATGCGGTCGCCCACGCGCATGCCCTTTGCCGTCGGAATGAGTGCTTCAATCACCTGAACTGTTGTCGCGGAAGATACGGCGGTCGGCGGTTCGGCGGGCGAGCATGCGGCTTACT contains:
- a CDS encoding DUF3387 domain-containing protein; the encoded protein is MVQTVRETVSLDCASLRRLVKRVLPRYGYPPDKQEKATQTVLEQAALLCAEWAAAREWRLPSLSTQPISPRALRRRRKTGECGSPGKNPCADASLVC